The genomic segment TGGGCCACAGTCATGGCCGTTCACGACGTCCTGGACGAGAGAGGAACCTCATGACGGGGAACGGGACGAGCAGAAGAATGGGACGGGCCGCCGCCGCTGCCGCGTGCGCGATGGCCATGGGTGTCGTCGCCGCGCCCGCCGCCGACGCGGCGCCTGTCGCACCCGCGGTCGCAGCGGTCAAGGCCAAGTGCGGGGCCACCGATCTCAAGGTGTGGTACGACAAGGACCAGGACGGCACCTTTCTGAAGGTGTGGTTCCAGACGGCCAAGGGCTGCAAGAAGGGGCGGAAGATCTCCAGCCTCGTCGGCGAGATCTACTGCGTCACCACCAAGAAGCGCGTCTACCGCCAGAACGTGGCAGCCAAGAAGGCCCCGTACTCGACCCTGATTCAGGCGCTGCCGCCGAAGAACAAGTGCAAGGACTTCTGGGCCAAGTCGAGCATCGTCTACAGCAATGCCAAGACGGTGGTGTTCAAGGACACCTGGCGCTGGAAGTGGGGCGACCAGCCCGCCTGACGTGATGTTCCGCGAAAGGCTCGAATTTTCCTCGACTCACACCGGATCGCTCAGGCGAGAGGCTTCTGAAGGAGGCCATTGATGCAGGACAAGGGCATGGGCAGAGTGGTGCGCCGAAGCGCCATGGTCATGGGGACGGCTGTGCTGGCCGCCGGGCTGGCCGCTCCCTCGGCGACCGCGGACGGTCCCGCCGAGAAGTACCTGGGCAAGCGCTCGGGCAGCATCAAGCTGATCATCTACCCGTACACGTGGGTCGACAAGCAGTACCGGAGTACGTCCCTCAAGAACGTGCGCAAGCACTCGATCCGCATCACCTACAAGAAGTGCGCCTGGTGGAAGGCCCGTGCTTCGGTGAAGTGGGGGAAAAGGACCGACGTGTCCGAGTCCACGGTCAAGGGCTGCAACAAGTCCGTCGTGCTGTCGCCCATGGGCAACCTGAAGGCGAACGTCACGCTGACCATCCACCAGCTCAACGCCGATGACACGTCCGGGAGCACGTCCATCAAGCCCATCGGCTGAACCGTGAGACTGAGCGGTCCCCTGTCCGTCCCATCGGGGACGGACAGGAGACCGTTTCCTTCTCACGGGTGTGGATTCATGTGTGCGGAGCGAGCACTGACGGCGCGTGAGAAGGACGGAGACAGCCCACTGCCCGCTGCGCCGGTCGAGTGACCGGCGCAGCGGGCAGTGTGACGCTTACAGTTCGGCTCCGGTTCCCGTGGTACCCGCGACTGCTGCCGCGGGAAGCACCGCACCCGTCGATTTCTTGCCCCGCCGGATCCGGCTCTCCAGCATGCTGGCGAAGCTGGTCAGCAGGAAGTTCAGCACGATGTAGATCACGGCGACGACGATGAAGCTGGGGATGATGTTCGCGTAGAACCCGCTCATCGTCCGCACGGAGCGGAGCAGCTCCGCGTATCCGATCAACGCGCCACCCAAAGCGGTGTCCTTGACGATGACGACGAGCTGGCTGACGATCGCCGGCAGCATCACGGTCACGGCCTGGGGCAGTAGGACGTTCGTCATGGTCTGCCCCTTGCGTAGACCGATGGCCTGAGCTGCCTCCGTCTGGCCCTTGGGCAGCGAGAGGATGCCGGCCCGGACCACCTCGGCGAGGACCGAGGCGTTGTAGAGGACCAGACCGGTGACGACCGCGTACAGGGGGCGGATGTCGCTGCTGATGTCGGTGAACGACGCGTAGAGCTCGTTCGCGAACAGCATCAGGATCAGTACGGGGATGGCGCGGAAGAACTCGACGACCGCACCGGCCGGGACCCTGACCCACCGATGGTCGGAGAGCCGTGCGATACCGAAGAGCGCACCGAGCGGCAGGGCGATGACCAGCGCGAGCCCCGCTGCCTTCAGCGTGTTGCCCAGCGCGGGCAGCAGATACGTGTCCCAGGCCTCGGCAGTGATGAAGGGCTTCCACTTGGCCCACTCGAACTGACCCTTGTCGGCCATGACGGCGATCACCCACCAGGCCACCAGGGCCAGTACGGCGATGAACACCACGGTGTAGACGACGTTGCGCGTCTTGGCACGGGGGCCAGGAGCGTCGTAAAGAAGGGAGGTCATCGCTTTACCGCCACTCGCTTGCTGACCCATCCGAGGATCAGGCCGGTTGGCAGGGTGAGGATCACGAAGCCGAGGGCGAAGATCCCGGAGATCAGGAGCAGTTCCGCCTCGTTCTCGATCATTTCCTTCATCAGATAGGCCGCCTCGCCCACGCCGATCACCGCCGCGACGGTGGTGTTCTTGGTCAAAGCGATCAGCACATTGGTCAGGGGCGCGACGACCGAACGGAACGCCTGGGGGAGGACAACCAGGGTGAGGACCTGTGTGAAGGACAGGCCGATGGCGCGGGCCGCCTCCGCCTGACCGACGGGCACGGTGTTGATGCCGGACCGCAGAGCCTCACAGACGAAGGCCGCGTGGTAGGCGATCAGCCCCAGGATGGCCAGCCGGAACACTCTCGTCTTGACGTCGTCGGGCGCGCCCATGGTGACACCGAAGGTGTCGGCGAGTCCCAGAGAAGTGAAGAGGATGATGACGGTGAGGGGGATGTTCCGCACCAGGTTCACATAGGCGGTGCCGAAGCCCCGCATCAGAGGGACGGGGCTGACCCGCATCGCGGCCAGCATGGTGCCCCAGATCAGGGAGCCGATGGCCGAGAACACCGTGAGCTGCACGGTCACCCAGAAGGCGCCCAACAACGTGGGGTTGTCATAGTCAGAAAGAAAGTCGAACACGATCTCCCGCGCTTCCGCGTGTGTCGTTGGCGTGACGTGCCGCCCCGAGCCGGGGCGGCACGTCACCGAGCCGGTGGCCCCCCGTCAGGGAGCCGTCAGCCCTTCTCGGTGATCGCCGGGGCGGGCTCGTTCTCGTAGTTGGCCGGGCCGAAGTTCTCCTTGACGGACTTCTCCCAGGAACCGTCCTCGACCATCTTCTCGAGGGCCTTGTTGATCTTGCCCTGAAGGTCTGTGTCGCCCTTCTTGATGCCGATGCCGTAGTTCTCGTCGCTCAGGTTGAGTCCGGCGAGCTTGAACTTGCCCTTGTACTGCTCCTGGGCGGCGTAACCGGCGAGGATCGAGTCGTCCGTGGTGAGCGCGTCGACCGCACCGCTCTCCAGGCCGCTGAGGCACTCGGAGTAGCCGCCGTACTCCTGCAGCTGGGCCTTGGGCGCGAAGTCGTTCTTGACGTTCTGCGCGGAGGTCGAGCCGGTGACCGAGCAGAGCTTCTTGCCGTTCAGGTCGTCGCCCTTGGTCACGTTGTCATCCGCGCGGACGAGCAGGTCCTGGTGGGCCAGGAAGTACGGACCGGCGAAGGAGACCTTCTCCTTGCGCTCGTCCGTGATCGAGTAGGTGGCGACGATGAAGTCCACGTCACCGCGCCGCAGCAGGTTCTCGCGCTCCGCGCTCGGCGCTTCCTTGAACTCGATGTCCTTCTCGTCGTAGCCGAGTTCCTTGGCCACGTACGTGGCGACGTCGACGTCGAAGCCCTCGTAACCGTCGGGGGTCTCCTGACCGAGGCCGGGCTGGTCGACCTTGATGCCGATGGTGACCTTGCCACCGCCGTCGCCGCTGTCGCCGCTGTCGTTCTTGTCCCCACCGCAGGCCGTGGCGGTCAGAGCGAGAACGATCGCGGCGGAGGCGGCAGCGCTTGCCTTGCGGAGCTTCATGGTGAACATCCTTTGACTGGTGAACAGATGCGGACCGTCATGGTGCGGGTGCCGGGTGCCGGGTGCCGGGAGCGGCGTCGGTGGGGCCGTCAGTGGTGCAGGATCTTCGACAGGAAGTCCTTGGCCCGGTCGCTGCGGGGGTTGCTGAAGAACTGGTCCGGCACAGCCTCTTCGACGATCCGGCCGTCCGCCATGAACACCACCCGGTTGGCGGCCGAACGGGCGAAGCCCATCTCGTGGGTGACCACGACCATGGTCATGCCGTCCCGGGCGAGCTGCTGCATGACTTCCAGGACCTCGTTGATCATCTCGGGGTCGAGCGCCGAGGTCGGCTCGTCGAAGAGCATGACCTTGGGGCCCATGGCCAGCGCCCGCGCGATCGCGACGCGCTGCTGCTGGCCGCCCGAGAGCTGCGCGGGGTACTTGTCCGCCTGGGTGCCCACGCCGACCCGGTCGAGCAGCGCCCGGGCCTGCTCCTCGGCCTTCTTCTTGTCGGTCTTGCGGACCTTGAGCTGCCCCAGCATCACGTTCTCGAGCACGGTCTTGTGCGCGAAGAGATTGAACGACTGGAACACCATGCCGACGTCCGCCCGAAGTCGTGCGAGCGCCTTGCCCTCCGCGGGCAGCGGCTTGCCGTCGATCAGGATGTCGCCGGAGTCGATCGACTCCAGCCGGTTGATGGTGCGGCACAGGGTGGACTTACCCGACCCGGAGGGTCCGATCACCACGACGACCTCGCCCCTGGCGATGGTCAGATCGATGTCCTGGAGCACGTGCAACGCGCCGAAGTGCTTGTTGACGCTCTTCAGGACGACCAGATCATCGGTCGCGGCCACGGCGTCCTTGGCCACCGAAACTTCGGTCATCGCTTTATGGCTCCGTCCTGCTCGGTTTCGGAGGACAGTAGTGACCGGCGACGACCAGCGTCATTACATCTGAGCGAGAATTGAGCATAACGATCTGGTAGCCGGACGGACACGGCACGTGACGGGCCCGCGCGGGCGTTTCGGCTGGGTAACGGAACCCGCTCGGAACCCGTACGGCCTTGACGGCGTCCTCACTCATCAGTGTGACTGCGCATGGGTCGAGGCGCGCGGCTCCCAGGTGCGGATCCGCGTAATGTGTGCCGACCGAGACGTACAGATGATCGAAACGCGCAGATACTCGATACGCGCCGATGATCGAAACGCGCAGATGCGCGAAACGCGAGACCTACCGAACCGGAAGGGGCCGGAATGAGGCTGCTCCTCGTCGAGGACGACAACCACGTCGCCGCCGCCCTGTCCGCGGTCCTGGCCCGGCACGGCTTCGACGTCACGCACGCCCGCAGCGGCGAGGAGGCGCTCCAGGCGCTCGTCCCGGAGGGGAACGGCTTCGGGGTCGTCCTGCTCGACCTCGGCCTGCCCGACCAGGACGGCTACGAGGTCTGCGGCAAGATCCGCAAGCGCACCAGCACCCCGGTGATCATGGTGACGGCCCGCGCCGACGTACGCTCCCGGATCCACGGCCTCAACCTCGGCGCCGACGACTACGTGGTCAAGCCGTACGACACCGGGGAACTGCTCGCCCGTATCCACGCCGTCGCCCGCCGCAGGGCCCCCGACGAGGCCGCCGCTCCCGGCGACAGCGGGCTGCGCCTCGGCTCCGTGCTCATCGAGCTGCCCACCCGCCAGGTCAGCGTGGACGGCTCGGTCGTCCAGCTGACCCGCAAGGAGTTCGATCTGCTCGCGCTGCTGGCCCAGCGGCCCGGGGTCGTCTTCCGCCGGGAACAGATCATCAGCGAGGTGTGGCGGACCAGTTGGGAAGGGACCGGGCGCACCCTGGAAGTGCACGTCGCGTCCCTGCGGTCCAAGCTGCGGATGCCCGCCCTGATCGAGACGGTGCGCGGGGTCGGCTACCGGCTGGTCGCCCCGACGCCGTAGCGTGCCCGCGTGCGCACTCGTCTTCTTCCGCTGCTCATCGTCCTGATGGCCGCCGTGCTGCTGGCCCTCGGCATCCCGCTCGCGGTGAGCCTCGCGGCGGCGCGGCAACAGGAGGTCGTCGTCGACCGTATCGACGACACGGCGCGCTTCGCCTCCCTCGCCCAGTTCGTCACCGAACGTCCGAGCGGCTCCCGCGTGGACACCACGGACGGCCGCCGCGAGACCCTGAAGCGGGAGCTGGAGCAGTACTACAGCGTGTACGGCATCAAGGCCGGCGTCTTCTACCGGGAGAAGGACCAGCAGGCCATGGCCAACGCCCCCTACGACTGGGGCAGACCCACCGAGGGAGAGGGGCTCGAGGCCTTCGAGGAGGCGCTGCTGGGGCGCCGTCCGCACGACCCGAAACAGGTGTGGCCCTGGCAGGAGGGCCGGCTCGTCGTCGCGTCCCCGGTCATCCACGACGGTGATGTCGTCGCCGCCGTCGTCACCGACTCGCCCACCGACCAGATGCGCAAGAAGATCCTGCGCGGCTGGCTGATCATCGGCGCGGGTGAGATCGCCGCGATGCTCCTCGCGGTCGGCGCCGCGCTGCGGCTGACGGGCTGGGTCCTCAAGCCCGTACGCGTCCTCGACTTCACCACCCACGCCATCGCCTCCGGACGCCTCAAGTCACGGGTCGCGGTGGCCAGCGGTCCGCCCGAACTCCGGCGGCTGGCACGGTCGTTCAACGAGATGGCCGACAACGTCGAGGACGTCCTGGAACAGCAGCGCGCCTTCGTCGCGGACGCCTCGCACCAACTTCGCAACCCGCTCGCCGCGTTGCTGCTCCGCATCGACCTGCTCGCCCTCGAACTGCCCGAGGGGAACGCGGAGATCGCCTCCGTCCGTACCGAGGGCAAGCGCCTCGCCTCGGTCCTCGACGACCTGCTCGACCTGGCGCTCGCCGAGCACGCGGAGTCCGATCTGCGGCTCATCGACGTGGGCGAGCTGACCGCCGAGCGCGTCGCCTCCTGGTCGCCGCTGGCCGACGACAAGGGCGTGACGCTGGCCGGCGCCTGCCCGGCCACCACCGCCTGGGCCGACCCCATCGCCCTGTCCAGCGCCCTGGACGCGGTGATCGACAACGCGCTGAAGTTCACGCCCGCCGGGGAGACCGTCGAGGTCCGGGTCGCCTCGAACGGCGCGAACTCCACCGTCGTCGTCACCGACGGCGGGCCAGGCCTCAGCGACGAGGAACTGGAACGCGTCGGCGACCGCTTCTGGCGCAGCACCGCGCACCAGAACATCAAGGGCTCGGGCCTCGGGCTCTCCATCTCCCGGGCGCTGATCGCGGCGGGCGGCGGCTCCATCTCGTACGCCCACCACAAGCCGCACGGGCTGCGGGTGACGGTGACGGTGCCCCGGTCGCGTCCGCCGGCCTGAGAGGGCCTTCCCGGGGCCTACGGGGCCCGGAGGGCGTCGTCCCCGAACCTCCGGGCTACGGCTTCACCGACAGGTAGTACGCCGCGGCGCCCTCGTGCAGCGGCAGCGGGTCCGTGTAGAGGGCGGTGCGCAGGTCCACCACCTGGGCCGCGTGGACGTCCTCGCCGATCTTGTCCCGGCTCTTCAGCACGACGCGGGTCAGCCACTCCGTGAGTCTGGGGTCCAGGTCCTCGCGGGTGATGAGCAGGTTCGCCACGGTGAGGGTGGGCACCGAGTCCTTGAGGATGGTCGGGTAGGCGTCCGCGGGCATCAGGGATGTCCGGTAGTAACTGAAGACGCCGCCCTGGTCGTGCAGCTTCGTCACCAGGGTGCCGCGGATCGGGACGAACCGGAAGCCGTACTTCTGCTTCTCCGCGAGGTTGGTCAGCCCCCGCGTGGGCAGTCCGCCCGACCAGAAGAAGGCGTCGATCTTGCCGGTACGGAGGGCGTCAGGGCTTGTCGCGATGGTGTCCGGCCGTGCGTCGATGTCCTTGCCGATGTCCAGCCCGTCCGCCTCCAGCAGACGTTCGGCTATCAGCCGTACGCCGGACCCCTCGGGCCCGACGGCGACCCGCTTGCCCTTCAGCTCCGAGATGTTCTGGATGGTCGAGTCGGCGGGGACGACCAGCTGCACGTAGTCGTCGTACAGTCGCGCCATGCCCCGCAGCTTGTCGGCGCCGGGCCGGCCCTCCTCGATGTACGTCTGCACGGCGTCGGCCGCGGCGATGGCGAAGTCGGCCTCCCCGGTGGCCACACCACGGACGTTGGTCTGGGAACCGTTGCTGGGCTCCAGATCGACCCGCAGGCCCGGCATGTCCTCGGCGATCGCCGACCGCAGCTGGTTGCCGTACTGCTGGTAGACACCCCGGTCGGCTCCGGTCATGAGCGTGATCGTTCCGCTCGGGGGCTCCTCGCTCGGCCACAGCCACCACGCGAGCAGCCCGAGGACCACCAGCGAAGCCACCGAGCCCAGCAGCGCCTGCCGCGTGCCGATGCGGGGGAGTACCTGGACCATGCGACGAAATCCTGCCAGGTCACCGAGCGGGCGGCCAGGATCGGATCCATCCGGTGCGAGGCTGTGACCTCGGGGGTGCGGGGTGTCCTCCGGGTGCGGACGGTGTGCGGACGGTGTGCGGACGCTCGCGCCGTTCCCCGCGCTCCTGAGAGGGCAGGGGCTGGGCCCCGCCCTCTCACCGGCGACCGGCGACCGGCGACCGGCGACCGGCGACCGGCGACCGGCGACCGGCGACCGGCGACCGGCGACCGGCGACCGGCGGACGCGGTCAGCGGACGCGGTCAGCGGCCGGTCGCCACGGCCGTGCGCAGGCGGTCCAGCTCCTGGTACATGACCTCGCCCGGGCACTCGGTCGCCATCCAGTCCCGGTGGCCGCTGATCTCCGCGACCTCCTTCTGGGTGCCGTTGACCGGGTTCGTGTAGGTCACGCGGGCCTGCGGGTCGACGCCGTGCTGCCGGACCAGCGCCTTCACCAGCCGGGTCAGCGACGCGCGGGCGGCCTCCTTCGGTCCCTGCTCGGTGAAGGTGCCCAGCAGGGCGATGCCGAGGTTGCCGGAGTTGAAGCCGCCGACGTGGAAGGCGGTCACCACCTTGCCGTCGGCGTCGTGCGCGGGCAGGCCGTCGTCGCCGGAGTAGCGGCCCTCGTAGATACGGCCCTCCTCGTCGATGAGGAAGTGGTAGCCGATGTCGCCCCAGTCGTTGGTGACGGCGTGCAGCTGGTAGATCGCGCGGACCGTGGCGGCCGGGTCCGGGTCGTCGTTCGCCATGGCCGTGTGGTGCACGGTGATCGTCTGGAACGGGTAGAACGCGGTCGGCGAGTTCTCCGTGCCGTCCGCCTTGAACCGCAGCGACTCGTCGGCGCCCCAGGCGGCCCGGGTCAGGAACTCGACGCCCCGGACACGGGTGGGATCGGACGGCACGGCCACCTTCCGGTCCGGGCCGTGCTGGGTGTCGAGCGCCAGCGAGCGCAGGCCGGTGGCGCCGTCGGGCGCCTTCAGCTCGTAGCCGGCGGCCTGGGCGGCCGCGATCAGTACGCCGCCGCCGTTGGCCACCGAGCAGCCGCCGTCGCCGAGCGTCCGCCACTCGCCCCGGGCGCCGTCGGCGTCCCGCAGCCGGATGCCGCCGCCGGTGGTCTCGTCGGTGCCGCCCCAGCGGACGCCCACGTACCCGATGGGGAAGGCCGCCTCGACGGGCGCCTCGCCGGTGGCGGCCTCGCTGCGGGTCTTCGGGAAGGTCTCGGTCGTCGTACCGGCCTTGGTGTCCTCCGTGCCGGTGTCCGCGGTCGCGCCGCCGGAGTCGCCGGTCGTGGCCATCACGGTCGGTGTGATCACGGCACCGGCCGCGACCGCGCCGGCGGCGCCGATCACGGCACGACGGGTCATCCGGGACTGGGCGCGATGGGTGGGGGAGGTGGGGGGAACGCTCACTTTGGGTCCTCAATCGCTCGGGGTGGTACGTGAAGACCCAACGGAGAGTACGGAGTGGAGTCACTGCTTCCGACACCGGCCCCTGAGGATGACGTAACGTCAAATGATCGTGACGCAAAGGGACTTGAGGGTCAGGATCGTGTGAGACGGACAGACCTGTCGGGCCGGAGCGGGTCGGGTCGGGGCGGGGGCGGGCAGCCGGTCGGTAGGGTCGCCGGATGACTTTTTCTCCCGCTCGCCTGGTCCGCGAGTTCCACCGGGCCTTCGGCCTCGACGTCCGTACCGCGCCCACCGAGGTCTCGCCCGAGCTGGCCGCCCACCGGGGTGAGCTGCTGGCCGAGGAGGCCGCCGAGGTCGCCGAGGTGGCGGTCGACGGCCCGCTCGACCGGCTGGCCCACGAGCTGGCCGACGTCGTGTACGTGGCGTACGGCACCGCGCTCGTCCACGGCATCGACCTCGACGCCGTGCTCGCCGAGATCCACCGCTCCAACATGACCAAGCTGGGCCCCGACGGCGTCGTCGCCCGCCGGGCCGACGGCAAGGTGCTCAAGGGGGACCACTATCAGGCGCCCGACGTGTCGGCGGTGCTGCGGAAGCAGGGCTGGACCGGCTGAACACCCTGACCGGGTAGGTGCTCAGAAGCGGCCGGAGACGGACTCGTCGTCCGAGTCCGAGGCGACGGCGGTGACGGTGTAGAGGTCGCGGCCCGCGTCCCGGCTGCCCTGCGCGTGGTTGTACTGGACCTTGAAGACATAGGTGCCGGGGGCGAGCGTGACCCCCGACTTCAGCGTGATGACGTACCCCAGTTGGTCGCTGGTGGCGTTCTGGCCCACGGCCACCTTGTCGCCCAGGGAGGTCCAGGTGCCGCTGCTCGACACGCCGCCGGTCTGGATGACGCGGACGACGACCTTGAGCGAGGTGAGCGGCTTGGTGGACTTGACGGTGACGGTGCTCTGGTCCCAGTAGTCGTTGGAGTCCGTCTCCACGCTTCCGTCGGCCCACAGATAGCCGTCCGCCGACTGCGACTCGGTGTTCTGGGTGGTGGTGCCCTTCGTCTCCTGGGTGTCCGTGGAGCCGGAGGCGCCTGTGCTCGTGCCGTCCGAGGTGTCGGAGTCCGTGTCCGGCGTCGACGCCGCGCCACCCGCCGCCGTCCCGGCGCCCGCTCCGCCGGAGACGGGGACGTACACGACCTCGGGGCCGTCCTTGCCCTTGTCCCGCTCCTTCGGCGACGGGACGACGACCGCCTTCTCGGTGTCACCGGCGGAGGACTTCTCCTTGGCTGATTCGTCGGCCGCGGTGGTGACCTTCTCGGAGGAGCCGCCGCTCCAGTCGATGGCGGCGACGGCCGTGGCGGAGCCGGCGATCACCAGGACCGCGGCGGCGGAGCCTCCGACCGCCTTCCACACCCGGCGGCCGGGCAGGAAGCCGCGGAGCGGGGTGCGGGTCTTCCGGGCGAACAGGTCGGCGAACTCGCCTTCTCTTCGTTCGCTGGGGGTGGGCGTGTGCGGCATCGGGCGGTTCCTTGGAAGTCGTCGGTGGGAGAGGGCGTGACGTGGGGTGGGGTGGGCGACGGGGCGGTTCAGAGGTTCCGCGGGATGTCCTCGGGCTTGAGCGTCATCACGTCGGACTCCGAGGCGTCGGGCAGTTCGGCGACGCGGTACGCCTGGCGTTCCGTCATGGCCTGGAACAGCTGGCGGGCCGTACGGCCGTTGCCGAAGCCCCGGTCCCGGGGCATCGCGTCGAAGCGTCCGGCCAGTGCCTCGCGGGCGTCCGGGGCGAGTTCGTACTGGTGCTGGGCGGCCTGGTGCTCGACGATGCTGACCAGTTCGGCGCTGCCGTAGTCCTCGAAGAGGAGGGTGCGGTTGAAGCGGGAGGCGAGGCCGGGGTTGGAGCGGACGAAGACCTCCATCTCCTTGAGGTATCCGGCGACGATCACCACCACGTCGTCGCGGTGGTCCTCCATCAGCTTCAGCAGCGTGGCGATCGCCTCCTGGCCGAAGTCGTTCGAGCCGGCGTACTGGGTGAGGGAGTACGCCTCGTCGATGAACAGCACGCCGCCCCGGGCCTGTTGGAAGAGGCGGGTGGTCTTGGGGCCGGTGTGGCCGACGTACTCGCCGACCAGGGCGGAGCGGTCGGCCTCGACCAGGTGGCCGCGCTCCAGAAGGCCGACGGCGGCCAGGATGCGGCCGTAGAGCCGGGCGACCGTGGTCTTGCCCGTGCCGGGGTTGCCGGTGAAGACGAGGTGGCGGCTGAGCGGGGGCGGGGCCAGCCCCATCTCCTCACGGCGGCGGACCATCCGCATCAGCTTCACCAGGGACGAGACGTCCTGTTTGACGCGGTCCAGTCCGGCGAGGCCGTCGAGTTCGGCGAGCAGGTCCTCGATGGTGTCCTCGGGGGGTGCCTCGGTCTCCCGCGCGGTCGACCGCGGGTCCCCGCCCGGGCCTCCG from the Streptomyces sp. NBC_00310 genome contains:
- a CDS encoding amino acid ABC transporter permease encodes the protein MTSLLYDAPGPRAKTRNVVYTVVFIAVLALVAWWVIAVMADKGQFEWAKWKPFITAEAWDTYLLPALGNTLKAAGLALVIALPLGALFGIARLSDHRWVRVPAGAVVEFFRAIPVLILMLFANELYASFTDISSDIRPLYAVVTGLVLYNASVLAEVVRAGILSLPKGQTEAAQAIGLRKGQTMTNVLLPQAVTVMLPAIVSQLVVIVKDTALGGALIGYAELLRSVRTMSGFYANIIPSFIVVAVIYIVLNFLLTSFASMLESRIRRGKKSTGAVLPAAAVAGTTGTGAEL
- a CDS encoding amino acid ABC transporter permease; the encoded protein is MFDFLSDYDNPTLLGAFWVTVQLTVFSAIGSLIWGTMLAAMRVSPVPLMRGFGTAYVNLVRNIPLTVIILFTSLGLADTFGVTMGAPDDVKTRVFRLAILGLIAYHAAFVCEALRSGINTVPVGQAEAARAIGLSFTQVLTLVVLPQAFRSVVAPLTNVLIALTKNTTVAAVIGVGEAAYLMKEMIENEAELLLISGIFALGFVILTLPTGLILGWVSKRVAVKR
- a CDS encoding glutamate ABC transporter substrate-binding protein, with the protein product MKLRKASAAASAAIVLALTATACGGDKNDSGDSGDGGGKVTIGIKVDQPGLGQETPDGYEGFDVDVATYVAKELGYDEKDIEFKEAPSAERENLLRRGDVDFIVATYSITDERKEKVSFAGPYFLAHQDLLVRADDNVTKGDDLNGKKLCSVTGSTSAQNVKNDFAPKAQLQEYGGYSECLSGLESGAVDALTTDDSILAGYAAQEQYKGKFKLAGLNLSDENYGIGIKKGDTDLQGKINKALEKMVEDGSWEKSVKENFGPANYENEPAPAITEKG
- a CDS encoding amino acid ABC transporter ATP-binding protein, with product MTEVSVAKDAVAATDDLVVLKSVNKHFGALHVLQDIDLTIARGEVVVVIGPSGSGKSTLCRTINRLESIDSGDILIDGKPLPAEGKALARLRADVGMVFQSFNLFAHKTVLENVMLGQLKVRKTDKKKAEEQARALLDRVGVGTQADKYPAQLSGGQQQRVAIARALAMGPKVMLFDEPTSALDPEMINEVLEVMQQLARDGMTMVVVTHEMGFARSAANRVVFMADGRIVEEAVPDQFFSNPRSDRAKDFLSKILHH
- a CDS encoding response regulator transcription factor, which gives rise to MRLLLVEDDNHVAAALSAVLARHGFDVTHARSGEEALQALVPEGNGFGVVLLDLGLPDQDGYEVCGKIRKRTSTPVIMVTARADVRSRIHGLNLGADDYVVKPYDTGELLARIHAVARRRAPDEAAAPGDSGLRLGSVLIELPTRQVSVDGSVVQLTRKEFDLLALLAQRPGVVFRREQIISEVWRTSWEGTGRTLEVHVASLRSKLRMPALIETVRGVGYRLVAPTP
- a CDS encoding sensor histidine kinase, which encodes MRTRLLPLLIVLMAAVLLALGIPLAVSLAAARQQEVVVDRIDDTARFASLAQFVTERPSGSRVDTTDGRRETLKRELEQYYSVYGIKAGVFYREKDQQAMANAPYDWGRPTEGEGLEAFEEALLGRRPHDPKQVWPWQEGRLVVASPVIHDGDVVAAVVTDSPTDQMRKKILRGWLIIGAGEIAAMLLAVGAALRLTGWVLKPVRVLDFTTHAIASGRLKSRVAVASGPPELRRLARSFNEMADNVEDVLEQQRAFVADASHQLRNPLAALLLRIDLLALELPEGNAEIASVRTEGKRLASVLDDLLDLALAEHAESDLRLIDVGELTAERVASWSPLADDKGVTLAGACPATTAWADPIALSSALDAVIDNALKFTPAGETVEVRVASNGANSTVVVTDGGPGLSDEELERVGDRFWRSTAHQNIKGSGLGLSISRALIAAGGGSISYAHHKPHGLRVTVTVPRSRPPA
- a CDS encoding TAXI family TRAP transporter solute-binding subunit → MVQVLPRIGTRQALLGSVASLVVLGLLAWWLWPSEEPPSGTITLMTGADRGVYQQYGNQLRSAIAEDMPGLRVDLEPSNGSQTNVRGVATGEADFAIAAADAVQTYIEEGRPGADKLRGMARLYDDYVQLVVPADSTIQNISELKGKRVAVGPEGSGVRLIAERLLEADGLDIGKDIDARPDTIATSPDALRTGKIDAFFWSGGLPTRGLTNLAEKQKYGFRFVPIRGTLVTKLHDQGGVFSYYRTSLMPADAYPTILKDSVPTLTVANLLITREDLDPRLTEWLTRVVLKSRDKIGEDVHAAQVVDLRTALYTDPLPLHEGAAAYYLSVKP
- a CDS encoding peptidoglycan recognition protein family protein gives rise to the protein MSVPPTSPTHRAQSRMTRRAVIGAAGAVAAGAVITPTVMATTGDSGGATADTGTEDTKAGTTTETFPKTRSEAATGEAPVEAAFPIGYVGVRWGGTDETTGGGIRLRDADGARGEWRTLGDGGCSVANGGGVLIAAAQAAGYELKAPDGATGLRSLALDTQHGPDRKVAVPSDPTRVRGVEFLTRAAWGADESLRFKADGTENSPTAFYPFQTITVHHTAMANDDPDPAATVRAIYQLHAVTNDWGDIGYHFLIDEEGRIYEGRYSGDDGLPAHDADGKVVTAFHVGGFNSGNLGIALLGTFTEQGPKEAARASLTRLVKALVRQHGVDPQARVTYTNPVNGTQKEVAEISGHRDWMATECPGEVMYQELDRLRTAVATGR
- a CDS encoding MazG nucleotide pyrophosphohydrolase domain-containing protein gives rise to the protein MTFSPARLVREFHRAFGLDVRTAPTEVSPELAAHRGELLAEEAAEVAEVAVDGPLDRLAHELADVVYVAYGTALVHGIDLDAVLAEIHRSNMTKLGPDGVVARRADGKVLKGDHYQAPDVSAVLRKQGWTG